One Heptranchias perlo isolate sHepPer1 chromosome 2, sHepPer1.hap1, whole genome shotgun sequence DNA segment encodes these proteins:
- the LOC137335895 gene encoding acyl-coenzyme A thioesterase 13-like, whose product MTVVAANPGKIVCEMNVEEEHVNRAGTLHGGLTATLIDVVSTAALLTTERALPGVSIDMNVTYMNAAKLGEDIIITAQVLKEGKTLAFTTVDLTSKVTGKLLAQGRHTKHLGS is encoded by the exons ATGACCGTTGTTGCAGCTAATCCTGGGAAAATAGTCTGTGAAATGAATGTGGAAGAGGAACATGTGAACCGAGCAGGCACTCTGCATGGAGGACTAACTGCTACTCTTATTGATGTGGTATCAACGGCAGCCTTACTTACTACAGAACGGGCGTTACCAGGAGTTAGTATAGACATGAATGTAAC GTACATGAATGCAGCTAAACTGGGAGAGGATATTATCATAACTGCTCAGGTGCTGAAGGAAGGTAAAACACTCGCATTTACGACTGTGGATTTGACTAGCAAAGTAACAGGGAAACTCCTAGCTCAAGGCCGACACACAAAGCATTTGGGCAGCTGA